In Anseongella ginsenosidimutans, one genomic interval encodes:
- the mfd gene encoding transcription-repair coupling factor has protein sequence MQDISGMLKAYTADRRTGELSSALSKARARVHLKGLIGSSDAWVASALFQSAPYTGVFVLADREEATYFLNDLENIAGKKALFFPASCRKPFDFSLPDSYGILQRTDALNELQQGNAHRLIVTYPEALGEKVISHQALEQNTLEIRLGDKLDIAFVNEFLSEYGFERVDFVYEAGQFSIRGGIVDVFSFSHDLPYRVEFFGDQVESIRSFDIESQLSEKKLARITIVPNIQSDLLKNNNTCFTDFLEQEAFFWFKDVEFCFESLEKGTKKAREAYKKTGADEIAVHPEWLDPDSLYEEAKILRGFTEQFRTVEFGKQFHYKPNEVLQYQMQPQPSFNKDFEFLRHTLVKNQEAGIRNLIFTDSPRQSERLYSIFNDLPGTEKDAPVPFSTVQLAMREGFVDLDLQVACYTDHQIFDRYYKYRLRKGYSRSQAITLKELRELKPGDFITHIDHGIGKYAGLEKFESDGRVQEMIRLVYADNDLLYVNINSLNRISRYTGKEGTAPKLHKLGSDTWDKLKTKTKKKVKDIARDLIKLYALRKSQEGFGFMPDTYLQAELEASFIYEDTPDQEKASADVKKDMEEPHPMDRLICGDVGFGKTEIAVRAAFKAVNDSKQVAILVPTTILALQHYRTFSERLKGLPCNIDYINRFKSARQIRETLEKVENGKIDIIIGTHRLVSKDVKFKDLGLLIVDEEQKFGVTVKEKLKKLRVNVDTLTLTATPIPRTLHFSLMGARDLSIISTPPPNRQPVVTELHVFNETLIREGIEFEVERGGQVFFIHNRISDIQEIAGLIRRLCPDAKVAVGHGQMEGEELENIMLNFIEGRYDVLVSTTIVESGLDVPNANTIFIHNAHYFGLSDLHQMRGRVGRSNKKAFCYLLSPPLSTLTPEARKRLSAIEEFSELGSGFNVAMRDLDIRGAGNLLGAEQSGFIAEIGYEMYHKILDEAIQELKEEEFKDLFKDEKPRPFISFTQVDTDQEMHIPDEYVSSIAERYNLYTEISRIADETQLQEFAAKLVDRFGPLPAQVEQLFDAMRLQWIARETGFEKISLKNNKLRGSFVNDPASGYFQSEKFMQVLKYVQSHPQRSRLKEGKKGLSLTFDHINDIHGAIELLEEVNNPVYA, from the coding sequence ATGCAGGACATTTCCGGAATGCTAAAAGCCTATACCGCCGACAGGCGGACAGGCGAACTTTCATCGGCCCTGTCTAAGGCAAGGGCACGCGTTCATCTGAAAGGCCTTATCGGCTCTTCAGATGCATGGGTAGCGTCTGCCCTTTTTCAGAGCGCCCCTTATACCGGGGTGTTCGTGCTGGCCGACCGCGAAGAAGCTACTTATTTTTTAAACGACCTGGAAAACATCGCGGGCAAAAAAGCCCTGTTCTTCCCGGCATCCTGCAGGAAGCCCTTTGATTTCAGCCTGCCTGACAGCTACGGCATTTTGCAGCGTACCGACGCATTGAATGAGCTGCAGCAGGGCAATGCCCACCGGCTCATTGTGACCTACCCCGAAGCCCTGGGCGAAAAGGTGATCAGCCACCAGGCCCTCGAACAAAACACCCTGGAAATTCGCCTGGGCGACAAGCTGGATATTGCTTTTGTGAATGAATTTCTTAGCGAATACGGCTTTGAGCGGGTTGATTTTGTCTACGAAGCCGGCCAGTTTTCCATTCGGGGAGGGATCGTGGATGTCTTTTCTTTTTCACACGACCTGCCTTACCGGGTGGAATTCTTCGGCGATCAGGTGGAAAGCATCCGCAGTTTTGATATTGAGAGCCAGCTTTCGGAAAAAAAACTGGCCCGGATCACCATCGTGCCCAATATCCAGTCAGACCTGCTTAAAAACAATAATACCTGCTTTACCGATTTTTTGGAACAGGAAGCTTTCTTCTGGTTCAAAGACGTGGAATTTTGCTTCGAGAGCCTTGAAAAGGGCACGAAAAAGGCCCGGGAAGCCTATAAAAAAACCGGTGCAGATGAAATAGCCGTTCATCCCGAATGGCTCGACCCTGATTCCCTTTATGAAGAAGCTAAGATCCTGCGGGGATTTACGGAGCAATTCCGAACGGTCGAATTCGGGAAGCAATTCCATTATAAACCGAACGAGGTGCTGCAGTACCAGATGCAGCCCCAGCCCTCCTTCAACAAGGATTTCGAATTTTTACGTCATACGCTGGTGAAAAACCAGGAGGCCGGGATCAGGAACCTGATCTTTACCGACAGCCCGCGCCAGAGCGAACGGCTTTATTCTATCTTTAACGACCTGCCGGGAACGGAGAAAGATGCGCCTGTCCCGTTCAGCACGGTGCAGCTGGCTATGCGGGAAGGCTTTGTTGACCTGGACCTGCAGGTAGCCTGTTATACGGATCACCAGATCTTTGACCGTTATTATAAATACCGCCTGCGAAAAGGTTATTCACGCTCTCAGGCCATCACGCTGAAAGAACTCAGGGAACTGAAACCTGGCGACTTTATTACCCATATAGATCATGGCATCGGAAAATACGCCGGCCTGGAAAAATTCGAGAGTGACGGCAGGGTGCAGGAAATGATCCGCCTGGTATACGCCGATAACGACCTGCTGTACGTCAACATCAATTCCCTTAACCGCATTTCCCGCTATACGGGAAAAGAAGGCACAGCCCCGAAACTGCACAAGCTGGGAAGCGATACCTGGGATAAGCTGAAGACCAAGACAAAAAAAAAGGTTAAGGACATTGCCCGCGACCTGATCAAATTATATGCCCTGCGAAAATCCCAGGAGGGCTTTGGCTTCATGCCGGACACCTATCTTCAGGCCGAACTCGAAGCCTCCTTTATTTATGAAGATACGCCCGACCAGGAAAAGGCCAGCGCTGATGTAAAAAAAGACATGGAAGAGCCACATCCCATGGACCGCCTTATTTGCGGGGACGTGGGTTTCGGTAAAACTGAAATAGCGGTAAGGGCGGCTTTCAAGGCGGTGAACGATAGTAAGCAGGTAGCCATCCTGGTGCCTACCACCATCCTGGCGCTGCAGCATTACCGGACCTTCAGCGAACGCCTGAAGGGGCTTCCCTGCAATATCGATTATATCAACCGGTTTAAAAGTGCCAGGCAAATCCGGGAAACCCTTGAAAAAGTGGAAAACGGGAAAATCGACATTATCATCGGGACGCACCGCCTGGTAAGCAAGGACGTAAAATTCAAGGACCTGGGCTTGCTGATCGTTGATGAAGAACAAAAATTCGGGGTTACGGTCAAGGAAAAGCTGAAAAAGCTGCGGGTAAACGTGGACACGCTCACCCTGACGGCCACGCCGATTCCACGAACCCTTCACTTTTCACTGATGGGCGCGCGGGACCTGTCGATCATCAGCACGCCTCCCCCCAACCGCCAGCCGGTAGTTACGGAACTTCATGTTTTTAACGAGACCCTGATCCGGGAAGGCATTGAGTTTGAAGTGGAACGCGGGGGCCAGGTGTTCTTCATCCATAATCGCATCAGCGATATACAGGAAATTGCCGGGCTGATCCGGCGGCTTTGCCCAGATGCAAAGGTAGCCGTAGGGCATGGCCAGATGGAAGGAGAAGAACTTGAGAATATTATGCTCAACTTCATTGAAGGACGATACGATGTCCTGGTTTCCACGACCATCGTAGAGTCGGGGCTGGACGTACCAAACGCCAATACGATTTTCATCCATAATGCTCATTATTTCGGCCTGAGCGACCTGCATCAGATGCGCGGCCGTGTGGGGCGGTCGAACAAAAAAGCATTCTGTTACTTGCTGAGTCCTCCCCTTTCCACCCTTACCCCGGAAGCCCGTAAGCGCCTGAGCGCCATCGAGGAGTTCTCCGAACTGGGTAGCGGTTTTAATGTAGCTATGCGCGACCTGGACATCAGGGGAGCCGGCAACTTGCTGGGAGCCGAACAAAGCGGCTTTATTGCCGAGATCGGCTATGAAATGTATCATAAAATACTGGATGAAGCCATCCAGGAACTCAAGGAGGAAGAATTCAAAGACCTCTTCAAGGATGAAAAACCGCGGCCATTTATCAGCTTTACCCAGGTAGATACCGATCAGGAAATGCATATTCCCGACGAATATGTTAGCAGCATAGCCGAACGCTATAATTTATACACTGAAATTTCCCGCATCGCGGACGAAACTCAGCTGCAGGAATTTGCCGCCAAACTGGTGGACCGCTTCGGCCCGCTGCCTGCCCAGGTGGAGCAGTTATTTGACGCCATGCGTTTGCAATGGATAGCCCGGGAAACGGGTTTCGAGAAAATTTCCCTTAAAAACAATAAGCTGCGGGGGAGCTTTGTCAATGATCCCGCTTCCGGGTATTTTCAGTCGGAAAAATTCATGCAGGTATTAAAATACGTTCAGAGCCACCCGCAGCGGTCCCGCCTGAAAGAAGGAAAAAAGGGCCTCAGCCTCACGTTTGACCACATTAATGACATTCACGGGGCCATTGAACTGCTGGAAGAAGTAAATAACCCGGTGTATGCCTGA
- a CDS encoding C40 family peptidase — protein sequence MPESLMSLQQKGNLPLFCLLLLTAFFFTSCGTARKAGRASAAKPREAGKSDPSASAEINHMLDFAREYIGIKYRYGGNTPREGFDCSGFACFVFNEFGVQLPRVSADMSKAGRYVGKNELEKGDLVFFATGSTRRINHVGIVIETRPNVLMIHSSSSKGIRLDDINSEYYRNRYVTSRRVDLDQ from the coding sequence ATGCCTGAATCTCTGATGAGCCTTCAACAAAAGGGAAATCTTCCCTTGTTCTGCCTCCTGCTCCTGACCGCGTTCTTCTTTACTTCCTGCGGTACAGCCAGGAAAGCGGGGCGGGCTTCAGCCGCAAAGCCCCGGGAGGCCGGTAAAAGCGATCCTTCCGCATCTGCGGAGATCAACCATATGCTTGATTTCGCCAGGGAGTATATTGGCATAAAGTACCGGTATGGAGGCAATACGCCCCGCGAAGGCTTTGACTGTTCAGGCTTCGCCTGCTTTGTATTCAATGAGTTCGGGGTACAGCTACCCCGGGTAAGCGCCGATATGTCAAAAGCAGGCAGGTACGTGGGAAAAAACGAACTGGAAAAGGGTGACCTGGTTTTCTTTGCCACCGGTTCCACCAGGCGCATCAATCACGTAGGCATCGTGATAGAAACCCGGCCGAATGTCCTGATGATCCACTCTTCCAGTTCAAAAGGTATCCGCCTGGACGACATCAACAGCGAATATTACCGGAATCGCTATGTTACTTCCAGGAGGGTCGACCTGGACCAGTGA